In Seonamhaeicola sp. S2-3, the genomic window GAAAGAGCCAATATAATTGTAGTAACAAAATGTCCTGATACTTTAAGTGAAACCAAAAAACAAGATGTTTTAAATAAGATTAAGCCAAAGAAACATCAACAGGTGTTTTTTAGCTCTATTAGCTATTCTGATAAGGTTTTTTCTGAAAGTAACTCAATTGATTTGAGCAGTTTAAAACAATTTACTTTGCTTACTGGTATTGCAAATGCAAATCCTTTAGTAAATTATTTAAAAGATAGAGGTTTAAATTTTAAGCATTTAAATTTTAGTGATCATCATAATTTTACTCAAAATGAAGTAGATGATTTAACTAAGGAAGCGCTTATTATTACTACCGAAAAAGATTTTATGCGATTAAAAGAATATCCATCTTTACAAGATAAAGTGTATTACTTACCAATAAAAACAACCATTGAAAATGAAGAGGTGTTTAATAATTTAATAAAAGATTTTGTAAAAACTAAGCAGTAGCAGATTGATCTTCTTTTGATATTAAGGCATTATAAAGTTTTTTCTCAAACTCTTCTTGTTTAAATGGTTTTGGAATTATGTCTGTAAATCCGGCTTCTTCAAACTCATGCATTTTATCTTCAATAGTAACGGCAGTTAAAGCAAAAATGGTTAATTCTTTATCAAAAGTTCTTACAATTTTAGTAGCTTCAATACCGCTAATTCCTGGCATGTGGATATCCATTAAAATAACATTGTAATTGTTGTTTTTAATCATATCTACTGCATCTGTACCATTATCAATGATATCACATTTAAGATTCATTTTGGTAAGAATCTTTTTAGTTATCATTTGGTTTATTTTGTTGTCTTCAACCACTAAAATTTTAACATTAGTTAAATCTAGTGCATCATTATCTTTATCAAAATAAGAAGGTTTAGTTTCGTTAGCTTCTTCTTCTTTAATAGCAGTAAATTCTAAAGGAATATCAAAGAAAAATGTGGTTCCTTTTCCTAATTCACTTTTAACATGAATTTCTCCTTTTAAAATATCAATTAAGCCTTTTACAATAGAAAGTCCTAAACCTGTACCACCATATTTTCGGTTAATTTGAATTGAGCCTTGAGAGAAACTCTCAAACATTTTATCTTGTTTTTCTTGGCTAATACCAATACCATTATCTTCAACTTCAAACCTGAGCGTGTACATTTTGTCCTTTATTTCCATTTGATACACTCTAATCCATATATCACCATTTTTGGTAAATTTTATAGAGTTGCCTATAAGGTTTATAAGAATTTGAGATATCTTTATTTGGTCTGCAATAAAGTTTTCTGGTAGGTTTTTATCATATTCAAAATGAATATTAACATTATTGTCTTCTGCAGAATTATTTAATGCAAGAATAATATTGTCTATCTTTTTCTTAAGGTTGAAAGGTTCTGGTTCTAAATCAACTTTATTGGCTTCAATTTTATTTATTTGAAGAATGTCATTTATAAAAGTTAATAAATAATCTCCAGAGAATTTTAATGATTTTAAATGTTGAATTTGAGATGGTTTGGGATCTTCTTCTAATAGCATATTACTTAAACCAGTAACAGCATAAAGCGGTGTACGTAGCTCATGTGTTACTGTAGAAAGGAAGTTTGCTTTAGTTTTAGAGGCTAATTCTGCTTTTTCTTTTGCAATAATAAGTTCTGCATTTTTTTTATGAAGCATATTATTGGTTTTTAACCTTATGTTATTGTTTTTGTATAATGATAAGGTTAAAAGCGATAAAATAGTAATAAGAGCAACACTTAAAATAGATATTAAAGTTCTTACACCATCATCTTCTTTTTCTTCTTTAGCCTGAGCTTCTAATTCTTTAATTCTATCATTACTTTCGTTTAACAAGTATTGGGTTTCTTGCTCTTTGGTAGAGCTTACTCTTGTTAAGTTTCTTATAGAATCTGATAATTTTATGTAATTGCTTAGGTAGTCTCTAGAAAGTTTATAGTTACCTATATTGTTATATAAATCACTAGTAATAATATAGGCATCATTTAAAATAGCAGTAAAATTGTTGTCTTTTGCAATTTGTAAGCCTTCGTTAGCAAGTTCAATAGCTTTTTGGTTATCTCCTAGTTTGTCATAAACTAAAGCGTGGTTTAGAAGTCCTTTACTTAGGGTTTTTAATAAGCCTGTTTTTTTAGCTTGAGCTGTTGCTTGTTCTAAAACGGCCCTTGCTTTTTTGTAGTTTTTTAATAACATAAAGGTTTTACCCTCTAAAAGTAATGTTTTGGCAATACCTTCTTCTAAGCCCTCTTGTTCAAAAAGGTTTTTAGCAGATTTAAAATAATCTGAAGCTTGGTAATAATCTCCTTTGCTTACATAAACTTCACCTAAAATTTTATAAGAGTTGGCTAAATTTGCATCGTCTTTATTTTCACGCTGAATTTTAATAGCTTTATTTAATGATTGAAGTGCATTATCATTTTCTTTAATGATAAGTTGAATTTTTCCTTTTATAGCATAAATAATTCCAATACTTTTTTTGTTATCTGCCTCTTCAGCTAGTTTAAGAGCTTCATCAAGATTTCTTTGGGCATCAAAATAGTTGAAATTTTCCAACTTAATTTGAGCTTGCTCAATACGATGGTTAATGTTGTTTTGTTGAATTTCAGGGTCGTCATTAATGGTCTTTTGAGACCAAACAACAACGCTAAATAACATTGTTAAACCGAATATATATTGCTTAATTTGGGACATATTATTTCAATATTACCGACAAATATAATTATTTTATCGACAAAATACATCTTTTTTCCGATAAATTGCATAATAAGTCAATTATTCGTGTAGAATACCCAGTTTCATTATCATACCAGCCAATGATTTTAACCATGTTACCAATAACAGATGTCATTTGAGAATCAAATATGCAAGAATGTTTATTCCCAATAATATCTATTGAAACAATAGGGTCTTCTGTATATTCTAAAATACCTTTATAACTATTTTCTGAAGCACTTTTAAAAGCATTATTAATATCTGCAATGGTAACAGAATCTTTTACATTAAAAGTAATATCTGTTAAAGAACCATTTATAACAGGAACCCTAATACCACAACCACCAATTACACTTGATAGTTCTGGGAAAATTTTTGTTAATGCTTTTGCTGCACCTGTTGTTGTTGGAACTATAGATTGTCCTGCAGCTCTAGAACGACGTAAATCTCTATGTGGTTGATCATGTAAACTTTGATCTGTAGTATATGAATGAACCGTTGTTATGTAGGCTTCATTTATACCACAAAATTTATTAATAACATCAAACATAGGTGCTGCATTGTTGGTGGTACATGATGCGTTAGAAACAATACGCTCTGTACCGTCTAAAATGTGATCGTTTACACCTAAAACAATTGTTTTAATATCATCATCAAGAGGCGGCACACTTAAAATTACTTGTTTAGCACCATTTTTTAAATGATATTCTAAGTCTGAAGTAGTTTTAAATTTTCCAGTAGATTCAATTACAAAATCAACATTATACGGAGTCCAGTCAATGTCTTTTGGGTGTTTTTTGTTTAATAACGGAATTGTTTCTTCATTTACAATAACATTATTTTCATTTGAAGAAATAGTACCGTTAAAAAGTCCGTGAACACTATCATATTTAAGAAGGTGGCTTAAAGTTTTGGCGTCTGCTAAATCATTAATAGCCACCACTTTTATGTTTTTATAATCTTGAAGTAATTTAAAAACGCGTCTGCCTATTCTTCCAAAACCGTTTATAGCAACAGTAATCATTTTTAATTGATGTGTTTTTGAGCTCTGTATGATGAACGTACTAAGGCGCTACTTTCTACATGACGGAAACCTAGTTCTAAACCAATTTCTTCGTATTCTTTAAATTGGTCTGGATTAATAAATTTTTGTACTGGTAAATGTTTTTTACTTGGTTGAAGATATTGACCAATAGTTACAACATCTACATCATGAGCTTTTAAATCATGAAGTGTTTCAATAACTTCTTCTCTGGTTTCTCCTAAACCAAGCATAATACCAGATTTTGTACGTCTTTGTCCTTGTTGTTTTAAGTATTTAAGTACGCCTAAACTTCTATCATATTGAGCTTGTATTCTAACAGATCTAGTTAAACGTCTTACAGTTTCAATATTATGAGATACTACTTCAGGAGCTACATCAACAATTCTGTCAATATGTTGTTCAACACCTTGAAAATCTGGAATTAAGGTTTCTAAAGTTGTGTCGGGGTTCATTCTGCGTACAGCTTTAACAGTTTCTGCCCACATAATGCTACCCATATCTTTTAAATCGTCTCTATCAACACTGGTTAAAACGGCGTGTTTGATATTCATTAACTTTATAGATCGAGCTACTTTTTCGGGTTCGTCCCAGTCTACAGACTCTGGTCTACCGGTTTTAACACCGCAAAAACCACAAGAGCGCGTGCATATATTACCTAAAATCATAAAGGTAGCGGTACCTTCGCCCCAGCATTCACCCATGTTAGGGCAACTTCCTGAAGTACAAATGGTATT contains:
- a CDS encoding ATP-binding protein, which encodes MLFSVVVWSQKTINDDPEIQQNNINHRIEQAQIKLENFNYFDAQRNLDEALKLAEEADNKKSIGIIYAIKGKIQLIIKENDNALQSLNKAIKIQRENKDDANLANSYKILGEVYVSKGDYYQASDYFKSAKNLFEQEGLEEGIAKTLLLEGKTFMLLKNYKKARAVLEQATAQAKKTGLLKTLSKGLLNHALVYDKLGDNQKAIELANEGLQIAKDNNFTAILNDAYIITSDLYNNIGNYKLSRDYLSNYIKLSDSIRNLTRVSSTKEQETQYLLNESNDRIKELEAQAKEEKEDDGVRTLISILSVALITILSLLTLSLYKNNNIRLKTNNMLHKKNAELIIAKEKAELASKTKANFLSTVTHELRTPLYAVTGLSNMLLEEDPKPSQIQHLKSLKFSGDYLLTFINDILQINKIEANKVDLEPEPFNLKKKIDNIILALNNSAEDNNVNIHFEYDKNLPENFIADQIKISQILINLIGNSIKFTKNGDIWIRVYQMEIKDKMYTLRFEVEDNGIGISQEKQDKMFESFSQGSIQINRKYGGTGLGLSIVKGLIDILKGEIHVKSELGKGTTFFFDIPLEFTAIKEEEANETKPSYFDKDNDALDLTNVKILVVEDNKINQMITKKILTKMNLKCDIIDNGTDAVDMIKNNNYNVILMDIHMPGISGIEATKIVRTFDKELTIFALTAVTIEDKMHEFEEAGFTDIIPKPFKQEEFEKKLYNALISKEDQSATA
- the lipA gene encoding lipoyl synthase, translating into MQKETTSNILPEKKPKPKWLRVKLPTGKKYTELRGLVDKYKLNTICTSGSCPNMGECWGEGTATFMILGNICTRSCGFCGVKTGRPESVDWDEPEKVARSIKLMNIKHAVLTSVDRDDLKDMGSIMWAETVKAVRRMNPDTTLETLIPDFQGVEQHIDRIVDVAPEVVSHNIETVRRLTRSVRIQAQYDRSLGVLKYLKQQGQRRTKSGIMLGLGETREEVIETLHDLKAHDVDVVTIGQYLQPSKKHLPVQKFINPDQFKEYEEIGLELGFRHVESSALVRSSYRAQKHIN
- the gap gene encoding type I glyceraldehyde-3-phosphate dehydrogenase, with product MITVAINGFGRIGRRVFKLLQDYKNIKVVAINDLADAKTLSHLLKYDSVHGLFNGTISSNENNVIVNEETIPLLNKKHPKDIDWTPYNVDFVIESTGKFKTTSDLEYHLKNGAKQVILSVPPLDDDIKTIVLGVNDHILDGTERIVSNASCTTNNAAPMFDVINKFCGINEAYITTVHSYTTDQSLHDQPHRDLRRSRAAGQSIVPTTTGAAKALTKIFPELSSVIGGCGIRVPVINGSLTDITFNVKDSVTIADINNAFKSASENSYKGILEYTEDPIVSIDIIGNKHSCIFDSQMTSVIGNMVKIIGWYDNETGYSTRIIDLLCNLSEKRCILSIK